One region of Oryza glaberrima chromosome 7, OglaRS2, whole genome shotgun sequence genomic DNA includes:
- the LOC127779778 gene encoding pathogenesis-related protein 1-like: protein MATSSLLLVAAVLAAAAMAATAQNSAQDYVDAHNAARSDVGVGPVSWDDTVAAYAESYAAQRQGDCKLEHSDSGGKYGENIFWGSAGGDWTAASAVAEWVKEKQWYDHDSNSCSAPAGSSCGHYTQVVWSNSTAIGCARVVCDNSLGVFITCNYSPPGNVDGESPY from the coding sequence ATGGCAACCTCCAGCTTGCTGCTAGTAGCTGCagtgctcgcggcggcggccatggcggcgacggcgcagaaCTCGGCGCAGGACTACGTGGACGCGCACAACGCGGCGAGGTCCGACGTCGGGGTCGGGCCGGTGAGCTGGGACGACACGGTGGCGGCGTACGCGGAGAGCTACGCGGCGCAGCGGCAGGGCGACTGCAAGCTGGAGCACTCGGACTCCGGCGGGAAGTACGGCGAGAACATCTTCTGGggctccgccggcggcgactggacggcggcgagcgcggtggcggagTGGGTGAAGGAGAAGCAGTGGTACGACCACGACAGCAACAGCtgctcggcgccggcggggagctCGTGCGGGCACTACACGCAGGTGGTGTGGAGCAACTCGACGGCGATCGGCTGCGCTCGCGTCGTCTGCGACAACAGCCTCGGCGTCTTCATCACCTGCAACTACTCGCCGCCGGGCAACGTCGACGGCGAATCTCCCTACTAG